From Phaeodactylum tricornutum CCAP 1055/1 chromosome 11, complete sequence, one genomic window encodes:
- a CDS encoding predicted protein, whose amino-acid sequence MMKKTKLRTAKDVMDRLRWENPSASRSIMIGYDDRINGPMEISFQKFQSIKNGGDIPEHRILYFRNVEASSSDSRGYGEIVWDRAGRVDKIFTPEGDLRGDVSAETETAALQAVATMTRLAAKEKETLFLMERALLAKANRCEMAKAALENIKREEHTGSGRKQASKTTPVHTGSPSQSESGNDRKRHFEDASHKPEPCVSTSTMDTIPPETIQRLRLEAIFHPKFENENRNDQSVREQMKQRVASHSGYLEVTLKHSGSLLLWSGQQRYYSKNSTDNRFTAVGEILLRQHFVRSFWNDAIDATADKGMKNLMQERMYKACSDFVESNRLTLAFEVVTSVLGDHGARPKRDFLILTAVADRSNERFYSTSELVEFAHQFRLPHNDSWVFASPQSVDDLFASYDSSRERGLASGVVASLSQAAEAQVASLYPHIDFQGEIIEGLVIRFVSYRDRLTMLRTIQRLSRTSKDLTEKVPPSLPNCVELILSKSDPFSLVLRTDVRSLFHESAKNQTHSTAAFERLLQSTLSLGEVRRKMNRVSRSESIDIPALAKELENSENRETQRIAKLISTLTGINARVDYSVMEESIENGDSSESRWLFMLHVIHDATFPKFQRNMSEGDMPLFRGFAVELCNDQTSSLKQTLLGVSERSESSQNSDGELLMLKMKFLPYMVRTFGCRNGLRSLRQGGSESFVQYTNSMLTKWQVSKDAKDTWGPFFKAWAMYAKDWLAARPIGEANKCFPLLNDFNYLDHLERFLEMYESGLFAAATETATKSSLSGLTVVVAPDRSISRVVADFIAHELGGAARIDDLNRITVDKLADMCAPGLGAVCSAVVADGIGQLRRLTKDHADSISLVFFQCSEEGIRSLFLPEKEIKKTMGMLNGWRKTICSYKVELSRSSLIDVEPMETDEGCRLMPSENFIEVLSRLRTAAVDAADESAGALLFFPGIPGCGKSSLTCTEVQGELQSSLKQRNHPCELIVKVGDQTRGKFWQVVKHERAKRKASLYIVDKNVPASTWETVADVCGSTNAVGIPVLPDAVSLATTRVKGLRRPDGAIVEEKVHVYPFSLRYLALCMARVLSRTPSSHIGKLDRGTKRACMVVIKFFCLYRRIASHELLDSISAKFNTVGATVSPITVSVLKSSSKSLPGDLESLLMEALRAQFGYDLARGSSDTTKTNDSYLDALEDQLRQSIDTHLAAIYDMAADEQISRGMFVKGFLDRIAQLDSVEPKASILTNCFPPTPSFYKIASFDVDVDEVHKVVLKVAKDARLSVLMEAIVGSRSAANVWTGRSSVNADLIRNTHVTMLHCEETTQEEMEAAFGALCGCRGTIQVVGLLWSPTVAALAVALPEKTECGYDVPACRNEFAHITIWCATGQETKAANDLPHLAANGSATRVDFARCFPLVGTIALWSDRKTSKGIEEK is encoded by the exons atgatgaagaaaacaaagcttCGCACGGCCAAAGACGTGATGGATCGTTTACGGTGGGAAAACCCATCGGCAAGCCGTAGCATCATGATCGGCTACGATGACCGCATAAATGGTCCGATGGAAATTTCCTTCCAGAAGTTTCAATCTATAAAAAATGGCGGGGATATCCCGGAACATCGGATTTTGTACTTTCGAAACGTTGaggcttcgtcgtccgacagCAGAGGCTACGGTGAAATTGTCTGGGATCGAGCAGGACGTGTCGACAAAATCTTTACGCCGGAAGGAGATTTGCGAGGAGACGTCTCGGCGGAAACGGAAACGGCGGCGCTTCAAGCCGTCGCGACTATGACACGTTTGGC TgcgaaggaaaaagaaacactATTTTTGATGGAGCGAGCTCTGCTGGCCAAAGCCAATCGGTGTGAAATGGCCAAGGCGGCGTTAGAGAATATAAAGCGGGAAGAACATACGGGTTCTGGTAGGAAGCAAGCTAGTAAGACGACACCGGTTCATACCGGTAGTccgtcacagtcagaatCGGGGAATGACCGCAAACGGCACTTCGAAGATGCATCGCATAAACCTGAACCATGTGTATCAACCAGTACAATGGACACGATACCGCCCGAGACTATCCAGAGACTTCGATTGGAGGCAATCTTCCAtccaaaattcgaaaacgagaATCGCAATGACCAGTCTGTTCGGGAACAAATGAAGCAACGAGTAGCATCGCATTCGGGGTACCTGGAAGTTACGTTGAAACACTCAGGATCGCTACTGTTATGGAGTGGACAACAGCGCTACTACAGCAAGAATTCGACCGATAATCGTTTTACCGCAGTTGGAGAAATTCTACTGAGGCAGCATTTTGTGCGAAGCTTTTGGAACGATGCCATTGATGCCACGGCAGACAAAGGAATGAAAAATTTGATGCAGGAACGAATGTATAAAGCATGCAGTGACTTTGTGGAATCCAATCGCTTGACGCTTGCTTTTGAAGTGGTAACATCCGTTTTAGGTGACCACGGTGCGCGACCTAAACGCGATTTTTTGATATTGACTGCTGTTGCCGACCGATCGAATGAACGTTTTTACTCGACCTCGGAACTTGTAGAGTTTGCCCATCAGTTTCGTCTACCACACAATGATTCCTGGGTTTTTGCATCGCCTCAGAGTGTAGACGATCTCTTTGCGTCTTACGACTCTTCGCGAGAACGTGGACTTGCCAGTGGTGTAGTCGCTAGTTTGTCGCAAGCTGCTGAAGCTCAGGTGGCCAGCCTATACCCTCACATCGATTTTCAGGGTGAAATCATCGAAGGACTTGTGATTCGATTTGTTTCTTACCGTGATCGCCTGACTATGCTACGAACGATTCAACGACTGTCGCGTACGTCAAAAGACCTGACGGAAAAGGTGCCACCGTCTCTTCCCAACTGCGTAGAGTTGATATTGTCGAAATCTGATCCGTTCTCGTTGGTTCTAAGGACTGACGTTCGATCATTATTCCATGAATCTGCTAAAAATCAAACCCACTCCACTGCTGCATTTGAACGTCTACTCCAATCTACATTATCTCTTGGTGAGGTTCGAAGAAAGATGAATCGAGTGTCCCGATCGGAAAGCATCGACATACCGGCCTTAGCAAAAGAATTGGAGAATTCAGAAAATAGAGAGACTCAGCGTATTGCCAAACTGATATCTACATTGACTGGAATCAACGCACGGGTCGACTATTCTGTGATGGAAGAATCAATTGAAAATGGCGATTCTTCAGAATCAAGATGGTTATTCATGCTTCATGTTATACATGATGCCACATTTCCAAAGTTTCAACGCAATATGAGTGAAGGCGACATGCCTTTATTCCGCGGTTTCGCTGTTGAGCTATGTAACGACCAGACCTCAAGTTTGAAGCAAACTTTGTTAGGGGTTTCAGAAAGGTCTGAAAGCAGTCAGAATAGTGATGGGGAACTTCTGATGCTCAAGATGAAGTTTCTTCCCTACATG GTTCGGACATTCGGGTGTCGGAATGGATTGCGAAGCCTGCGACAAGGTGGATCAGAATCCTTTGTCCAGTATACCAATTCGATGCTGACGAAATGGCAGGTGTCGAAAGATGCCAAAGACACATGGGGACCTTTTTTCAAAGCATGGGCAATGTACGCGAAGGATTGGCTCGCAGCTCGTCCTATCGGAGAAGCCAACAAGTGTTTTCCGCTCCTGAACGACTTCAACTATCTAGATCATTTGGAGCGATTTCTTGAAATGTACGAATCCGGATTATTTGCCGCTGCAACAGAAACGGCGACCAAGTCTTCTCTGAGCGGGTTGACTGTTGTTGTGGCGCCAGATCGCTCAATATCTCGAGTAGTTGCCGACTTCATTGCGCATGAACTTGGAGGTGCAGCTCGCATCGACGATCTCAACCGGATCACCGTTGACAAGTTGGCTGATATGTGTGCACCGGGACTTGGAGCAGTGTGTAGTGCTGTGGTTGCCGATGGCATTGGCCAGCTTCGAAGATTGACGAAAGACCACGCCGACAGTATCTCTTTAGTGTTTTTCCAATGCTCTGAGGAAGGCATCcgaagccttttccttcCAGAAAAAGAGATAAAGAAGACGATGGGTATGCTCAATGGATGGCGAAAAACAATATGCTCTTATAAAGTCGAGCTGTCTCGTTCCTCTTTGATTGATGTAGAGCCAATGGAAACTGACGAAGGCTGTCGCTTGATGCCGTCGGAGAATTTTATAGAGGTTTTGTCTCGGCTTCGCACCGCTGCTGTCGATGCCGCGGATGAATCCGCAGGGGCCTTGCTCTTCTTTCCAGGCATACCGGGATGCGGTAAATCGAGTTTGACTTGCACAGAAGTCCAAGGCGAACTTCAATCTTCTCTGAAGCAGCGAAACCATCCTTGCGAATTGATAGTGAAGGTCGGTGACCAGACTAGAGGCAAATTTTGGCAAGTTGTAAAGCATGAACGAGCAAAGCGTAAGGCATCCCTCTACATTGTCGACAAAAACGTACCCGCTTCGACCTGGGAAACAGTGGCAGACGTCTGTGGAAGCACAAATGCTGTTGGCATCCCAGTCTTACCCGATGCTGTGTCCTTGGCAACGACGAGAGTAAAGGGCCTACGTAGACCAGATGGCGCAAtcgtggaagaaaaggtaCACGTTTACCCTTTCTCGCTCCGGTATCTTGCTCTTTGTATGGCGCGAGTGTTGTCAAGAACTCCGTCTTCTCACATAGGCAAACTGGATCGGGGTACAAAGCGAGCGTGTATGGTGGTGATCAAGTTCTTTTGCTTGTATCGCCGAATAGCGTCTCATGAGTTACTTGACTCGATCAGTGCAAAGTTTAACACTGTTGGAGCGACGGTATCGCCGATTACCGTGTCTGTGTTAAAATCTAGTTCTAAAAGCCTTCCAGGCGATTTAGAGTCGCTGCTTATGGAGGCTCTGCGGGCTCAATTTGGTTACGACCTCGCCAGAGGCAGTAGCGATACGACAAAGACGAACGATTCTTACCTGGATGCACTGGAGGATCAGCTGCGCCAATCCATTGACACACATTTAGCAGCGATCTACGACATGGCTGCAGACGAACAAATATCGCGAGGAATGTTTGTCAAAGGATTTTTAGATCGTATTGCGCAATTGGATTCCGTGGAACCAAAGGCCTCGATCTTGACCAACTGCTTTCCTCCCACACCGTCTTTCTATAAGATTGCTTCCTTTGATGTTGACGTAGATGAAGTCCACAAAGTCGTCCTGAAAGTGGCAAAGGATGCGCGGTTGTCGGTTCTAATGGAAGCAATCGTGGGCTCCCGTTCGGCCGCGAACGTGTGGACTGGTAGGTCGAGTGTCAATGCAGATCTTATTCGCAACACTCACGTAACGATGCTGCATTGCGAAGAAACAACTCAGGAAGAGATGGAGGCAGCGTTTGGTGCGCTGTGCGGCTGTCGGGGCACCATTCAAGTGGTTGGCCTGCTATGGAGTCCGACTGTAGCGGCACTCGCCGTCGCTTTACCGGAGAAGACGGAGTGCGGGTACGATGTTCCTGCGTGCCGTAATGAGTTTGCCCATATCACAATTTGGTGCGCTACGGGCCAGGAAACCAAAGCGGCGAACGACTTGCCGCATCTGGCAGCGAACGGGTCCGCGACACGGGTCGATTTTGCGAGATGCTTCCCGTTGGTGGGCACAATCGCGCTTTGGTCCGACAGGAAAACATCCAAAGGGATTGAAGAGAAGTGA
- a CDS encoding predicted protein, with protein sequence MPSYFTLPILVVLLSSMAPVSTSYQCELPKEFSIYSVISKEDASIGAHSMYKGVAVGGTLSDGTPDSSATFDRTTSRVKALANPNRFNFNGGIETGVSLETSVDFGHFEWLAGAAKSGDFEGGKKVVVLTKGGTYNLYDFRNGGQGEDNGNTIVIFNTSDDVILTKTHDGRQFGPSVIAPFSKVIVLGNAGFVDGTIVGKQVVTSGGNQGQLQLHGDNYNGPFVCGVNPGSGGDPHFKTWLGRRYDFHHQCDLLLVKSESFMEGKGLEVQIRTTSKSSFSYISGVAVRIGRDVLEISQTEHFYNGSQDYDLTKARIGGYSVEITYSLKSSTSFVRNYVIEISPSFIIVVIVRKNLMEVRFHGADENLIGDSVGMLGEYRNGTLLSRSGIEIEDLSEFGNEWQVNYADSALFSSTQSPQFPQKCTPPAPVDQARYLRHGISLAQAEKACEGWGEEMDDCVFDVMATGDIDVAFAF encoded by the coding sequence ATGCCATCTTACTTCACCTTGCCAattctcgtcgtcctcttGAGCAGCATGGCTCCTGTTTCAACGAGCTACCAGTGTGAGCTACCCAAGGAATTCAGCATCTACTCCGTTATTTCGAAGGAAGACGCGTCCATCGGTGCGCACAGTATGTACAAGGGCGTGGCTGTCGGAGGGACTCTTTCCGATGGAACTCCTGACAGTAGCGCCACATTTGATCGCACTACGTCCCGAGTCAAAGCACTTGCCAACCCCAACAGATTTAATTTCAATGGAGGCATCGAGACGGGGGTTTCCCTTGAAACCTCTGTCGACTTTGGCCACTTTGAATGGCTGGCTGGTGCAGCCAAGAGTGGTGATTTTGAGGGCGGCAAAAAAGTTGTTGTCCTGACAAAAGGGGGAACTTACAATCTCTACGATTTTCGAAATGGGGGTCAAGGTGAAGACAATGGAAACACGATCGTCATTTTCAATACCAGCGACGACGTTATCTTGACTAAAACTCACGATGGACGTCAGTTCGGACCTTCTGTCATTGCCCCATTCTCCAAGGTCATTGTTTTGGGAAATGCTGGTTTTGTGGATGGAACTATTGTGGGCAAGCAAGTTGTTACCAGTGGTGGCAATCAGGGACAGCTCCAATTGCATGGAGACAACTATAACGGCCCTTTTGTATGCGGGGTCAACCCTGGTAGTGGTGGAGATCCTCATTTCAAGACTTGGTTGGGTCGACGTTATGATTTCCACCACCAGTGTGATCTACTGCTTGTCAAAAGCGAGTCGTTTATGGAAGGAAAGGGTCTAGAAGTTCAAATCCGGACGACTTCCAAGAGCTCCTTTTCCTACATTAGTGGTGTTGCTGTTCGCATTGGTCGCGATGTCTTGGAAATTAGCCAAACAGAGCATTTCTACAACGGCAGCCAGGACTATGACCTCACCAAAGCTCGCATAGGCGGATACTCGGTCGAGATTACATATTCCCTCAAATCCTCCACTTCCTTTGTGCGGAATTACGTTATTGAGATCTCGCCTTCCTTCATAATTGTCGTAATCGTCCGCAAGAACTTGATGGAAGTCCGCTTCCACGGCGCGGATGAAAACTTAATCGGAGATAGCGTCGGCATGTTGGGAGAATACCGCAATGGCACGCTCCTCTCGAGATCCGGCATCGAAATCGAGGATCTCTCCGAGTTTGGAAACGAATGGCAGGTTAACTACGCCGATTCGGCACTCTTCAGTTCCACACAGAGCCCCCAGTTCCCCCAGAAGTGTACCCCACCGGCGCCAGTCGACCAAGCACGTTACCTCCGTCACGGCATCAGCCTCGCCCAAGCGGAAAAGGCCTGCGAAGGGTGGGgagaagaaatggacgatTGTGTGTTTGACGTCATGGCTACCGGTGACATTGACGTTGCTTTCGCCTTTTGA
- a CDS encoding predicted protein translates to MKDSSELPLTAYQRTQLQHLRTVISPSSQVILAPTEHHQHDDQEQQQQQQQRHHLGSADAVTQSTAAEAPENPTAKRTAELYTQLDLARRIRRRLEQSVQTAEEFASEESDTFKVLRHNKHLLSQRRDDVLQLVALTEAVQEGFTLDKYDHYQKFFAKDDTLAKRARQVVRDQVRRLADEEHEKLEKIIKRSEES, encoded by the coding sequence ATGAAAGATAGCTCGGAATTGCCTTTGACGGCTTACCAGCGCACGCAGCTCCAACATCTCCGCACCGTGATCAGTCCCTCGAGCCAAGTCATCTTGGCACCTACAGAGCATCACCAGCATGACGAccaagaacaacaacaacaacagcaacaacggcACCACCTGGGTTCCGCTGATGCTGTAACGCAATCGACGGCGGCAGAAGCTCCGGAAAACCCTACCGCCAAACGAACAGCGGAACTGTACACACAACTGGATTTGGCTCGAAGGATACGGCGCAGACTCGAGCAATCCGTACAAACGGCAGAGGAATTTGCCAGTGAGGAGTCCGACACATTCAAAGTCCTGCGACATAATAAGCATTTACTATCACAGCGGCGGGACGATGTTCTGCAACTCGTAGCTTTGACGGAGGCCGTACAGGAAGGCTTTACGCTCGACAAGTACGATCATTATCAAAAGTTCTTCGCAAAGGATGACACACTTGCGAAGCGAGCTCGACAAGTAGTCCGCGATCAAGTGCGACGTTTAGCGGACGAAGAGCACGAAAAACTCGAGAAAATAATCAAGCGTTCCGAGGAAAGCTAA